Proteins co-encoded in one Kutzneria chonburiensis genomic window:
- a CDS encoding carbohydrate-binding protein: MAHRRLPLLAAAAALIALPLTTFAAVPPPPTGWTTLFADDFTGPAGSGVDGANWQYTTGTSYPGGPANFGTGEVESMTASTNNVALDGNGNLRITPQRDGAGNWTSGRIETRRSDFQAPAGGTLRAEARIQMPNVTGAAARGYWPAFWLLGAPYRGNWWNWPGIGELDIMENVQGINNNWATMHCGTSPGGPCNETTGIGGQLACAGATCQGGFHTYALEWDRSTSPEQMRFYLDGVNFHTVRSNQVDAGTWAAATNHGFFMILNVAMGGQFPAVLGGGPDGNTAPGHPMVVDYVSITQRNGGVPPPPPPPTCGPLVSQGKTATSSAVEAADLGPQYAVDGNLATRWSSAFSDPQWLTVDLGSVQPITRVKLSWEAAYATAYALQVSADNVNWTTAYSTAAGAGGVEDLAVTATGRYVRMYGTQRATPYGYSLWEFQVYGACSPTTPPTTTTGPPPPPGNRDAYGQIQAESADLVTGPTPEATSDTGGGQDLAGATAGMWLYYKGVTFGATAATQFYGRVASGAAAGVSGLVEVHLDSASTPPIGSFSVAATGGWQSWRTVPANIAGTTGTHDVFLTFSSGQSAPFVSINWFDFGH; encoded by the coding sequence GTGGCTCACCGACGACTACCCCTGCTCGCCGCGGCCGCGGCACTGATCGCGCTGCCACTGACCACCTTCGCGGCCGTCCCGCCGCCACCGACGGGCTGGACGACGCTGTTCGCCGACGACTTCACGGGTCCGGCGGGATCCGGCGTCGACGGCGCGAACTGGCAGTACACCACCGGCACCAGCTATCCCGGTGGGCCGGCCAACTTCGGCACCGGCGAGGTCGAGTCGATGACCGCCAGCACGAACAACGTCGCGCTGGACGGCAACGGCAACCTGCGGATCACCCCGCAGCGGGACGGCGCCGGCAACTGGACGTCCGGCCGGATCGAGACCAGGCGCTCGGACTTCCAGGCCCCGGCCGGCGGCACGCTGCGGGCCGAGGCGCGCATCCAGATGCCGAACGTCACCGGCGCGGCGGCGCGCGGCTACTGGCCGGCGTTCTGGCTGCTCGGCGCGCCCTACCGGGGCAACTGGTGGAACTGGCCCGGCATCGGCGAGCTGGACATCATGGAGAACGTCCAGGGCATCAACAACAACTGGGCCACCATGCACTGCGGCACCAGCCCCGGCGGCCCCTGCAACGAGACCACCGGCATCGGCGGCCAACTGGCCTGCGCCGGCGCCACCTGCCAGGGCGGCTTCCACACCTACGCGCTGGAGTGGGACCGCAGCACCAGCCCCGAGCAGATGCGGTTCTACCTGGACGGCGTCAACTTCCACACCGTCCGGTCCAACCAGGTCGACGCCGGCACCTGGGCGGCCGCCACCAACCACGGCTTCTTCATGATCCTCAACGTGGCGATGGGCGGGCAGTTCCCGGCCGTGCTCGGCGGCGGCCCGGACGGCAACACCGCGCCCGGCCATCCCATGGTCGTCGACTACGTCAGCATCACCCAGCGCAACGGTGGCGTTCCGCCGCCCCCACCGCCGCCGACGTGCGGACCGCTTGTCTCACAGGGGAAAACCGCGACCTCGTCGGCCGTGGAGGCCGCCGATCTCGGGCCGCAGTACGCGGTCGACGGCAACCTCGCCACCCGGTGGTCCAGCGCGTTCAGCGATCCACAGTGGCTCACCGTGGACCTCGGCTCGGTGCAGCCGATCACCAGGGTGAAGCTCAGCTGGGAAGCGGCCTACGCGACGGCCTACGCCCTACAGGTCTCCGCCGACAACGTGAACTGGACGACGGCGTACAGCACCGCGGCCGGCGCGGGCGGGGTCGAGGACCTCGCGGTGACGGCCACCGGCCGCTACGTCCGGATGTACGGCACGCAGCGGGCCACCCCCTACGGCTATTCGCTGTGGGAGTTCCAGGTCTACGGCGCCTGCTCCCCGACCACGCCCCCGACGACCACCACCGGTCCGCCGCCACCGCCGGGCAACCGGGACGCCTACGGCCAGATCCAGGCCGAGTCGGCCGACCTGGTCACCGGGCCGACGCCGGAAGCCACCAGCGACACCGGCGGCGGCCAGGACCTCGCCGGCGCGACCGCGGGAATGTGGTTGTACTACAAGGGAGTCACCTTCGGCGCGACCGCGGCGACGCAGTTCTACGGCCGGGTCGCCAGCGGCGCCGCGGCCGGCGTCAGCGGCTTGGTCGAGGTGCACCTGGACAGCGCGTCCACCCCGCCGATCGGCAGCTTCTCGGTGGCCGCCACCGGCGGCTGGCAGAGCTGGCGGACGGTGCCGGCCAACATCGCCGGCACGACGGGCACGCACGACGTGTTCCTGACGTTCAGCAGCGGCCAGTCCGCTCCGTTCGTCAGCATCAACTGGTTCG
- a CDS encoding alpha/beta hydrolase, whose translation MPHIDPELEQFIAAFPVARVSGPGVDVVEVRDDLQRRWQRMQPVVQVGEVTDMTVPVPVRVYQPVLGAVDLPVVVFLHGGGWSTGSVVTHDDLCRRICRSTQAVVVSVDYRLAPEHPFPAAVDDSFAVLQWVASHAREIGGDPSRIAVAGDSAGGNLAAVLTQLARDAGGPALRFQLLLYPAVGGVGEFPSRAENVDAPVLSTADIEAFLRYYAGHVQDSPATLFPAVAADLSGLPPAFIATVWRDPLRDEAEAYGRRLAAAGVPVETVRFDHLVHSFGSYAPLIPAAAEALEQCLSALRKGLLR comes from the coding sequence ATGCCACACATCGATCCCGAACTCGAGCAGTTCATCGCCGCCTTCCCGGTGGCCCGGGTGTCCGGGCCCGGCGTCGACGTCGTGGAGGTCCGTGACGACCTTCAACGGCGCTGGCAGCGGATGCAGCCCGTGGTCCAGGTCGGGGAGGTGACCGACATGACGGTGCCCGTGCCCGTTCGGGTGTACCAGCCCGTGCTCGGCGCCGTCGACCTGCCGGTGGTCGTTTTCCTGCACGGTGGCGGCTGGTCCACCGGAAGTGTGGTCACCCACGACGATTTGTGCCGTCGAATCTGCCGTTCCACGCAGGCCGTTGTCGTTTCGGTCGATTATCGGTTGGCGCCCGAGCATCCTTTCCCGGCCGCCGTCGACGATTCCTTCGCGGTGTTGCAGTGGGTCGCTTCGCACGCCCGTGAGATCGGCGGTGACCCGTCGCGGATCGCCGTCGCCGGCGACAGCGCCGGCGGCAACCTCGCCGCCGTGCTCACCCAGCTCGCCCGTGACGCCGGTGGGCCCGCGCTGCGCTTCCAGCTGCTGCTCTACCCGGCCGTCGGCGGCGTTGGCGAGTTTCCCTCACGCGCCGAGAACGTCGACGCGCCGGTGCTTTCCACCGCCGACATAGAGGCCTTCCTGCGGTATTACGCCGGGCACGTCCAGGACTCGCCGGCCACGCTCTTCCCCGCGGTGGCCGCCGACCTGTCCGGGCTGCCGCCGGCCTTCATCGCCACCGTCTGGCGTGACCCGCTCCGTGACGAGGCCGAGGCCTACGGCCGGCGACTGGCCGCGGCCGGTGTGCCCGTCGAGACCGTCCGATTTGATCATCTGGTGCACTCTTTCGGCAGCTACGCGCCCCTGATCCCGGCCGCCGCCGAGGCACTCGAACAGTGCCTGTCGGCGTTGCGAAAAGGACTTCTCAGGTAG
- a CDS encoding DsbA family protein, protein MGAAQNNNKRDRNKANAARAVAAARGARNDRRNIIIGTAAVIVVAVAVIVGVVLNSRSSTPPPANGADSIAVTKAATEYTATVGDDGTVIAGQDSAKATIDVYEDFTCPYCGDLEKQSAAQIAKAVADGKLRVRYHLLNILDRNTNPPGYSLLAANAAIAAAKQGKFADFHASLYAQQPKEGGAGYTKDQLISLGKRLGITAAQFSTDVNNGAYNNLVTAQVATASGPPVNLQGTPTVLNGSTDLKALQDPQWLDKLLNT, encoded by the coding sequence GTGGGCGCGGCCCAGAACAACAACAAGCGTGACAGGAACAAGGCCAACGCCGCCCGGGCCGTCGCCGCCGCCCGCGGCGCGCGCAACGACCGGCGCAACATCATCATCGGCACCGCCGCCGTGATCGTGGTGGCCGTCGCCGTGATCGTCGGCGTCGTGCTCAACAGCCGGTCGTCCACCCCGCCGCCGGCCAACGGCGCCGATTCGATCGCCGTCACCAAGGCCGCCACCGAGTACACCGCCACCGTCGGCGACGACGGCACCGTGATCGCCGGGCAGGACAGCGCCAAGGCCACCATCGACGTCTACGAGGACTTCACCTGCCCCTATTGCGGGGACCTCGAGAAGCAGAGCGCCGCCCAGATCGCCAAGGCCGTCGCCGACGGCAAGCTCCGGGTGCGGTACCACCTGCTCAACATCCTCGACCGCAACACCAATCCCCCCGGCTATTCCCTCCTGGCCGCCAATGCCGCCATCGCTGCCGCCAAGCAGGGCAAGTTCGCCGACTTCCACGCTTCGCTCTATGCCCAGCAGCCCAAGGAAGGCGGGGCCGGTTACACCAAGGACCAGCTCATCTCCCTCGGTAAGCGCCTGGGCATCACCGCCGCGCAGTTCTCCACCGACGTCAACAACGGGGCTTACAACAACCTCGTCACCGCGCAGGTCGCCACCGCTTCCGGGCCGCCCGTCAACCTCCAGGGCACTCCCACCGTGCTCAACGGCTCGACGGACCTCAAGGCCCTGCAGGACCCCCAGTGGCTCGACAAGCTGCTCAACACCTGA